A region of the Kribbella sp. NBC_01245 genome:
GGTTGCGGCCATGGAGAACACCACGCGCCCCGAGCCGCCGCTGTACGCCGACGAGAAGGCGACGGTCGTCGGTTTTCTCGAGTTCCTGCGCGCAACTCTGCGCTGGAAATGCGAGGGCCTGACGCCGGAGCAACTCGGGCTGCGGGCGGTCGAGCCGTCGGAGATGTCGCTACACGGGTTGATCCGCCATCTGACCGAGGTGGAGCTCAGTTGGTTCGTGGAGTGCTTCACCGACGAGGAGATGGTGTATCCGTACACGGCCGACAGACCCAACGGCGACTGGGCTGATCTCGATCCCGCGTCCTATGCCGCAGACCTCGAGCGGTACGACGCTGCCGTGGCGCGGGTCCGCTCGATCGTCGACGGGCTCGAGCCGGATGCCGTGGGGAAGTGGCGAGGTGAGCCGATCACCTTGCGCTGGGTGCTTACGCACATGGTCGAGGAGTACGGGCGCCACTGCGGGCACGCCGACCTCCTGCGCGAGCGCATCGACGGCCGAACGGGGGAGTGACGTCAGATGTCGTACTCGTCGGGAACGCGCATGTTGGGGCCGCCCGGAGGAACGCGCTGATGCCCGGCTGTTCCTCGCCG
Encoded here:
- a CDS encoding DinB family protein, which produces MENTTRPEPPLYADEKATVVGFLEFLRATLRWKCEGLTPEQLGLRAVEPSEMSLHGLIRHLTEVELSWFVECFTDEEMVYPYTADRPNGDWADLDPASYAADLERYDAAVARVRSIVDGLEPDAVGKWRGEPITLRWVLTHMVEEYGRHCGHADLLRERIDGRTGE